From the genome of Triticum aestivum cultivar Chinese Spring chromosome 3B, IWGSC CS RefSeq v2.1, whole genome shotgun sequence, one region includes:
- the LOC123065545 gene encoding high-affinity nitrate transporter 2.3-like, whose protein sequence is MEGESKPAAMGVQAAPKGKFRIPVDSDNKATEFWLFSFARPHMSAFHLSWFSFFCCFVSTFAAPPLLPLIRDNLGLTGKDIGNAGIASVSGAVFARLAMGTACDLVGPRLASAAIILLTTPAVYCSAIIDSASSFLLVRFFTGFSLASFVSTQFWMSSMFSSPKVGLANGVAGGWGNLGGGAVQFIMPLVFEVVRKIGSTDFVAWRVAFFIPGIMQTFSAIAVLAFGQDMPDGNYRKLHKSGEMHKDSFGNVLRHAVTNYRAWILALTYGYCFGVELAVDNIVAQYFYDRFDVNLHTAGLIAASFGMANIISRPGGGLMSDWLSDRFGMRGRLWGLWIVQTIGGILCVVLGVVDYSFGASVAVMILFSFFVQAACGLTFGIVPFVSRRSLGLISGMTGGGGNVGAVLTQVIFFRGTTYKTETGIMYMGLMILACTLPITLIYFPQWGGMFAGPRKGATAEEYYSQEWTEEERAKGYSAATERFAENSVREGGRRAASGSQSRHTVPVDGSPADV, encoded by the coding sequence ATGGAGGGGGAGTCGAAGCCGGCGGCGATGGGGGTGCAGGCGGCGCCCAAGGGCAAGTTCAGGATCCCGGTGGACTCCGACAACAAGGCCACCGAGTTCTGGCTCTTCTCGTTCGCGAGGCCGCACATGAGCGCTTTCCACCTCTCGTGGTTCTCcttcttctgctgcttcgtctccaccttcgccgcgccgccgctcCTGCCGCTCATCCGGGACAACCTCGGCCTCACGGGCAAGGACATCGGCAACGCCGGGATCGCGTCCGTGTCGGGAGCCGTGTTCGCGCGTCTCGCCATGGGCACGGCCTGCGACCTGGTCGGGCCCCGCCTGGCGTCCGCGGCCATCATACTGCTCACCACCCCCGCGGTGTACTGCTCCGCCATCATCGACTCCGCGTCGTCGTTCCTGCTCGTGCGCTTCTTCACGGGCTTCTCGCTCGCCTCCTTCGTGTCCACGCAGTTCTGGATGAGCTCCATGTTCTCGTCGCCCAAGGTGGGGCTGGCCAACGGCGTCGCCGGCGGCTGGGGCAACCTCGGCGGGGGCGCCGTGCAGTTCATCATGCCGCTCGTGTTCGAGGTCGTCCGCAAGATCGGCAGCACGGACTTCGTCGCGTGGCGCGTCGCCTTCTTCATCCCGGGCATCATGCAGACGTTCTCGGCCATCGCCGTGCTGGCGTTCGGGCAGGACATGCCGGACGGCAACTACCGTAAGCTGCACAAGAGCGGGGAGATGCACAAGGACAGCTTCGGCAACGTGCTGCGCCACGCGGTCACCAACTACCGGGCCTGGATCCTGGCGCTCACCTACGGCTACTGCTTCGGCGTCGAGCTCGCCGTCGACAACATCGTGGCGCAGTACTTCTACGACCGCTTCGACGTGAACCTCCACACGGCCGGACTCATCGCCGCCAGCTTCGGGATGGCCAACATCATCTCCCGCCCCGGCGGCGGGCTCATGTCCGACTGGCTCTCCGACCGGTTCGGCATGCGCGGCAGGCTGTGGGGACTGTGGATCGTGCAGACCATCGGCGGCATCCTCTGCGTGGTGCTCGGCGTCGTCGACTACTCGTTCGGCGCGTCGGTGGCCGTCATGATACTCTTCTCCTTCTTCGTGCAGGCCGCGTGCGGGCTCACCTTCGGCATCGTGCCGTTCGTCTCGCGGCGGTCGCTGGGGCTCATCTCCGGAATGACCGGCGGGGGCGGCAACGTGGGGGCCGTGCTGACGCAGGTCATCTTCTTCCGCGGCACCACGTACAAGACGGAGACGGGGATCATGTACATGGGGCTGATGATCCTGGCGTGCACGCTGCCCATCACGCTCATCTACTTCCCGCAGTGGGGCGGCATGTTCGCCGGGCCGCGGAAGGGGGCGACGGCGGAGGAGTACTACAGCCAGGAGTGGACCGAGGAGGAGCGGGCCAAGGGGTACAGCGCCGCGACCGAGCGTTTCGCGGAGAACAGCGTGCGCGAGGGCGGTCGGAGGGCGGCGTCGGGCAGCCAGTCAAGGCACACCGTCCCCGTCGACGGGTCGCCGGCCGACGTGTGA